In Thiothrix unzii, the sequence CGCGCACGCCGGGAAATGGCAGGCAATCACATGATCCGCCAACTGCCGCAACGCCGCCGGGTTTTTCTGGAAGAAATAATTTTCAAACGTGCCGAAACGCACATGACTGGGGGCAATGCGCGTCACCATCGCCATCGCTTCAAAGCCTTGCCGGTACACCTGCTGACTACCGGAAGTAACACACAAACACCGCGCGGTCGGCACACCCAAAGCCGCCAACTGTTCCGTGGTATCGAATTCGTGCTGGCATTCACGCAACCCCGCCCGCCCATCGGCAGTCCGCGCATACGGCGTTTTGCCCACACCTTTCAGGTAAAGGTCAACGATGCCGCCCGGTGTTTCCACTTCACCCAACAATACCGCGCGACCATCCCCCAAGAACGGGTTGAAATGCCCAAACTGATGCCCCGCATAATCCTGCGCCAATGGCTGCATCCCCGGCAACAGCGCATTACCGCTGAATACTTGCAGGAATAAGTCCGTATTCACTTCATCCGCGTGCAAACCCAACTGCTGCAAGACTTCTGTACTGCTGCATACCAGCGTCGGGTTTTCCAGCCCCTGCGGTTGGAATTCGCTGTAAAAGTGTGCGCCCAAAGCATGGAAGCGATTGCGGAAAATGAGGTCGTGGAGGTGTTTCAACATTTAGTCAGCGGTGGGGTCGCTCTTGCCCGCGCGATGAATCTCACGCTGCATGAAGCCGTAAAGCCCTTCCACTTTTTCGCGTGCCCACGGGGTTTTACGCAAAAACTTCAGGCTGGATTTAATGCTGGGGTCGATGCTGAAACAACGCAGAGGAATGCGTTCCGCCAATTCCGCCCAACCAAAATGCGCCACCAGCGCGGTGAGTATCGCCTCCAGCGTGAGGCCGTGCAGAGGATTGTTGCGTTGCTTGAGGTCGTTGGACATGCGTGTTCGCCGTATCGGGGTCAAGGTTGTGATTATGGCGGGTATCCCCTTAACTTGTATACGGCCCTAAAAACCGCACACCATTGAAATGGATCAAATGCGAAGGATCGCTGGCACACCATACTTCAGTTTCCCATGCGACTACCGACAAGAACTTGCGCAGGATTTCGCCTCGGTCAGGGAAGGCTGTCACGTAAACCAAGCCTGCCGAACTTGATTTGAACAAGTTGGCAAGTTCGGCGTGGCGAATTCCGTCTACCGGGCCACTGCTGGTTACGGCTTCGACCAATATCAACCAGTTTTTCTCGCGGTGATAGAGCACGATGTCAGGCATTTTGCCGTGGTTGCCGACTTCAACTCCCAATGATTGCAACAGCGATTCGTTGAAATAGCCCCATTTGCTGCCGGTATCACCCACGTATACCAGTTCGCCACCGGGTACGAAATATGGGGCAAATATCTCAATAATCTGCCGAATCAGGTCGGAATGTGCGCCCGGACTCAAGGTAATCGTTTGATCTTGCTGAATGGTGACAGGAATGCGCTGCATATCACGGTGGCGGGCAAACTGGTCAGCCAGTGTTTGTCGTTGTGCCAAATAGTTGCCTAAAGCGACATCCCACTTTTTTGTGCCAAACTGTTGGAACAGCACAAGGGCTTGTTCCTCGACTTGATAGCAGTTATCCGCGCTGTTCACTGCCCGGTCGGGTTTATCCGGGTTGTGCAGCAAAACACCTGCCGCTACTAATTGTTTGACGCTGTATTTGCGCACACTTTCGCGAGTGTTTTCGGCGTAGTTGCGTGCCATTTGTTGGCGGGCAAAATCCAGTATGGCACGAATACCCAGCAGTGAATTGCTGGCATGTTGCCATTGCTTATCAGCAGGTAAATTCAGCAGTGCCAGCAACGTGATAGCGGTGCGTTCGTTGAGTTGTTCTTTCGGCATCCCCAAGGCTTGGAGGATGTGCAATGCCTCGTTGATGCGTTCTTGCTGTGTGGTCATAGGGCTGCAACCAGTTGGTCGATGGTGGTTTGGTCAAGGCTGGCATAGCTGGCGGCGCATTCGCCGAGTACCAGTAATTGGGCACGGCTAGGGTAACGCAAGGTACGTAAGTCAGTGGCATTAACTTGCGTATGCCCAGAAAATACGCGGAACCAATCATCCAGCACAGTCGAATTGAGGAAGGTTGCCAAACCACTAGCCAGTGTTGCATCCAACCCTGCTTTACCAATGTGAAAGATATTCCAGTGGTTTTCAAAGCCGATCAGTTCACTGCCCAGCATTTCCGGTGTCAGGTGGTAAGCGACAACACGACGGCGTTCTTCCTTGGAGGAAAAGCGTTTAACCAGCACGTAATGTCCATTTGGCATCAGCCATCTGCGGGAGGCTGGTAGCAGGTGCAGGGCGTTGGGTTTCTTGTGTAGTTT encodes:
- a CDS encoding protein adenylyltransferase SelO family protein; amino-acid sequence: MLKHLHDLIFRNRFHALGAHFYSEFQPQGLENPTLVCSSTEVLQQLGLHADEVNTDLFLQVFSGNALLPGMQPLAQDYAGHQFGHFNPFLGDGRAVLLGEVETPGGIVDLYLKGVGKTPYARTADGRAGLRECQHEFDTTEQLAALGVPTARCLCVTSGSQQVYRQGFEAMAMVTRIAPSHVRFGTFENYFFQKNPAALRQLADHVIACHFPACAAEGEARYATFFHEVVLRTARLIAHWQAVGFVHGVMNTDNQSILGITLDVGASTFTPARDPLCVSHPDDEHGRYAFGQQPVVGLWNCNVLARALSPLITVDALRSALLAYEPEYLRHYAALISESDGV
- a CDS encoding VF530 family DNA-binding protein; amino-acid sequence: MSNDLKQRNNPLHGLTLEAILTALVAHFGWAELAERIPLRCFSIDPSIKSSLKFLRKTPWAREKVEGLYGFMQREIHRAGKSDPTAD
- a CDS encoding BsuBI/PstI family type II restriction endonuclease, with protein sequence MTTQQERINEALHILQALGMPKEQLNERTAITLLALLNLPADKQWQHASNSLLGIRAILDFARQQMARNYAENTRESVRKYSVKQLVAAGVLLHNPDKPDRAVNSADNCYQVEEQALVLFQQFGTKKWDVALGNYLAQRQTLADQFARHRDMQRIPVTIQQDQTITLSPGAHSDLIRQIIEIFAPYFVPGGELVYVGDTGSKWGYFNESLLQSLGVEVGNHGKMPDIVLYHREKNWLILVEAVTSSGPVDGIRHAELANLFKSSSAGLVYVTAFPDRGEILRKFLSVVAWETEVWCASDPSHLIHFNGVRFLGPYTS